The following are encoded in a window of Salinibacter ruber DSM 13855 genomic DNA:
- the nagB gene encoding glucosamine-6-phosphate deaminase, whose translation MDSYAPPANASEQATRPDTQHERVETLIFDDPAEMAHRVARRIATLIEERQAVDQQAVLGLPTGSTPIGVYQELIRMHREDGLDFSNVVTFNLDEYYPMDPSSLQSYHRFMDENFFNHVNIPADQIHIPRGDIPPDAVERHCVEYEHEIEKAGGIDLMLLGIGRSGHVGFNEPGSGRQTRTRQVILDEITRKDAASDFFGEANVPQEAITMGVGTILDCDEIVLMATGEHKAPIVKRAVEKPPSREVTASYLQDHPNATFYLDRAAAGELTREKMPWRVREVDWTDQKAKRAVIWLSETLDTPIPRLEASDYYQNQLHSLVHRYDDVDDLAREVFEDLRQRITYRENLLSDERVLIFSPHPDDDVISMGGMFDKLVSNGNDITVSYMTNGSVAVFDADVRRYLRFIGLSSDALNMSPEDLSGFRNRREEIETFFAEKDPAEVDPSAVQTLKAHIRYGEAIAAIEVMGLDADHAEFLDMPFYKTGRVRKDPITEDDVDVVHDLLTEVEPTHIFVAGDLSDPHGTHRMCYKAIKEALRQYNDEATVPAGANGEAPTANETPRPQPLVWLYRGAWQEWPLHEADVFVPLSKADLDRKVEAIFKHESQKDRAMFPGAYDDREFWERARDRNRDTADALNGLGLPEFYAAEAFVTTYDMP comes from the coding sequence ATGGACTCGTACGCCCCTCCGGCCAACGCCTCCGAACAGGCCACCCGGCCCGACACGCAACACGAACGGGTCGAGACCCTCATCTTCGACGATCCGGCCGAGATGGCCCATCGCGTGGCCCGGCGCATCGCCACCCTAATTGAGGAACGGCAGGCCGTCGACCAGCAGGCGGTTCTTGGCCTGCCGACCGGGTCCACCCCCATCGGCGTGTACCAGGAGCTCATCCGCATGCACCGGGAGGACGGGCTCGACTTCTCGAACGTGGTGACGTTCAACCTCGACGAGTACTACCCCATGGACCCGAGCAGCCTGCAGAGCTACCACCGGTTCATGGACGAGAACTTCTTCAACCACGTCAACATCCCGGCAGACCAGATTCACATTCCCCGCGGCGACATTCCGCCGGACGCCGTGGAGCGCCACTGCGTGGAGTACGAGCACGAGATCGAAAAGGCCGGCGGAATCGACCTTATGCTGCTCGGCATCGGGCGCTCCGGCCACGTGGGCTTCAACGAGCCGGGCTCCGGGCGGCAGACGCGCACCCGCCAGGTGATCCTCGACGAGATCACGCGCAAGGACGCCGCGAGCGACTTCTTTGGGGAGGCCAACGTGCCCCAGGAGGCGATCACGATGGGCGTGGGCACCATCCTCGACTGCGACGAGATTGTGCTCATGGCCACGGGGGAGCACAAGGCCCCCATCGTGAAGCGGGCGGTGGAGAAGCCCCCCTCCCGCGAGGTGACGGCCAGCTACCTGCAGGACCACCCCAACGCGACCTTCTATCTCGACCGGGCGGCCGCGGGCGAACTCACGCGGGAGAAGATGCCGTGGCGCGTCCGCGAGGTCGACTGGACCGACCAGAAGGCCAAGCGCGCCGTCATTTGGCTGTCCGAGACGCTCGACACCCCGATCCCCCGCCTCGAGGCGTCTGACTACTACCAGAACCAGCTCCACAGCCTGGTTCACCGCTACGACGACGTCGACGATCTGGCCCGGGAGGTCTTCGAGGACCTGCGCCAGCGCATCACCTACCGCGAAAACCTGCTCTCCGACGAGCGCGTCCTCATCTTCAGCCCGCACCCGGACGACGACGTCATCTCGATGGGGGGCATGTTCGACAAGCTCGTGTCCAACGGCAACGACATCACCGTCTCGTACATGACGAATGGGTCGGTGGCCGTCTTCGACGCCGACGTGCGCCGCTACCTCCGCTTTATCGGCCTCAGCAGCGACGCGCTCAACATGAGCCCCGAGGACCTGTCGGGCTTCCGCAACCGGCGCGAGGAGATCGAAACCTTTTTTGCCGAGAAGGACCCGGCGGAGGTGGACCCGTCGGCGGTGCAAACCCTCAAGGCCCACATCCGGTACGGCGAGGCGATCGCGGCGATCGAGGTCATGGGCCTGGACGCCGACCACGCCGAGTTCCTAGACATGCCCTTCTACAAGACGGGGCGCGTCCGCAAGGATCCGATTACGGAGGACGACGTGGACGTGGTGCACGACCTGCTCACGGAGGTCGAGCCCACCCACATTTTCGTGGCCGGCGACCTCTCGGACCCCCACGGCACGCACCGAATGTGCTACAAGGCCATCAAGGAGGCCCTCCGCCAGTACAACGACGAGGCCACCGTGCCGGCGGGCGCCAATGGCGAGGCCCCCACGGCGAACGAGACCCCCCGTCCTCAGCCCCTCGTGTGGCTCTACCGTGGGGCCTGGCAGGAGTGGCCGCTCCACGAGGCCGACGTGTTCGTGCCGCTCTCCAAGGCGGATCTCGACCGCAAGGTCGAAGCCATCTTCAAGCACGAGAGCCAGAAGGACCGGGCGATGTTTCCGGGCGCCTACGACGACCGCGAATTTTGGGAACGGGCCCGCGACCGCAACCGCGACACCGCCGACGCCCTGAACGGCCTCGGGCTCCCGGAATTCTACGCCGCCGAGGCGTTCGTGACGACCTACGACATGCCCTGA
- a CDS encoding sugar phosphate isomerase/epimerase family protein, translating to MSYRPVTLFTGQWADMPLTPLAEKAAGWGYDGLELACAGDHFDPARAANEDGYVRNKRDRLAAHDLDVWALSQHLVGQAVSDRIDERHEDVLPERVWGDGDPDGVTRRAIEELKRTAAAASALGVDVVTGFTGSPVWHLLYAFPPTPQSMIDEGYEAFADQWTPILDAFADAGVQFALEVHPTEIAFDLSTARRTLDALDGHSAFGFNYDPSHFGYQGADYLAFLDRCADRIDHVHMKDVWWADDRQPAGVFGGHLPFGHEDRYWDFRSIGRGKIDFEAIIRRLNRIGYTGPLSIEWEDSGMEREHGAAEALGRVRAVDFPPADAGFEEAFGEG from the coding sequence ATGTCCTACCGCCCCGTCACCCTCTTCACCGGACAGTGGGCCGACATGCCCCTCACCCCCCTCGCCGAAAAGGCCGCGGGCTGGGGCTACGACGGCCTGGAACTGGCCTGTGCGGGCGACCACTTCGATCCCGCACGGGCCGCAAACGAAGACGGCTACGTCCGCAACAAGCGCGACCGACTAGCGGCGCACGACCTGGACGTCTGGGCCCTCAGTCAGCACCTGGTGGGCCAGGCCGTGAGCGACCGCATCGACGAGCGCCACGAGGACGTGCTGCCGGAGCGCGTGTGGGGCGACGGCGACCCCGACGGCGTGACGCGGCGCGCCATCGAGGAGCTGAAGCGCACCGCCGCGGCGGCGAGTGCGCTCGGGGTGGACGTGGTGACCGGCTTCACCGGCTCCCCCGTCTGGCACCTGCTGTACGCCTTTCCGCCCACCCCGCAGTCGATGATCGACGAGGGGTACGAGGCCTTCGCCGATCAGTGGACGCCCATCCTCGACGCCTTCGCGGACGCGGGCGTGCAGTTCGCCCTGGAGGTGCACCCCACCGAAATTGCGTTCGACCTCAGCACGGCCCGGCGCACGCTCGACGCCCTCGACGGCCACTCGGCGTTCGGCTTCAACTACGACCCCAGCCACTTTGGCTACCAGGGCGCCGACTACCTCGCCTTTCTGGACCGGTGTGCCGACCGCATCGACCACGTCCATATGAAAGACGTCTGGTGGGCCGACGACCGGCAGCCCGCCGGCGTGTTCGGCGGGCACCTCCCGTTCGGGCACGAGGACCGGTACTGGGACTTCCGCTCCATTGGCCGCGGCAAGATCGACTTTGAGGCGATCATTCGTCGCCTCAACCGAATCGGCTACACCGGGCCCCTCTCCATCGAGTGGGAGGACAGTGGCATGGAGCGGGAGCACGGGGCCGCGGAGGCCCTCGGGCGGGTCCGCGCCGTCGACTTCCCGCCCGCCGACGCCGGATTCGAGGAGGCGTTCGGGGAGGGATAG
- a CDS encoding GMC family oxidoreductase: MPFVQETPDTYDVCIVGSGAGGSMAAKVLAEAGANVVVLEAGPEWSVEEDGAMFDWNYSSPRRGASTTARPFGEMDACLGGWDIEGEPYTTAEDTNWNWFRARMLGGRTHHWGRISLRFGPDDFNGRSVDGHGQNWPIDYQDLKPYYDRVDRLIGLFGSEEGFYNSPDGIFMEPPEPRCYEKFIKSGAEDVGVPVIPSRLSILTEQHNGRAPCHYCAQCNRGCTTHSNFSAPPVLLDPALQTGNVTLITHAMAREVTTDQEGQATGVSYVDTQSRREQKVKADVVVLAASACESARLLLNSTSRQHPNGLANSSGAVGRYLMDSTGSTIMGVAPQLMDQPAHNCDGVGGMHSYIPWWAHDQDLDFPRGYHFELWGGRGMPGYGFGSGIQNLNAMFPGDEETKKKGGGGYGQQLKNDYRRFYGATVGMSGRGESIARRDNYCEIDPDARDEYGIPVLRFHHSWGEEEYLQVKHMQEKGREILRSAGAEPLGSVPSKEDGYGITMPGEIIHEAGVTRMGADPDTSVLNAQCQAHDVDNLFVADAGPFTSMPHKNPTWTILALSMRTSEYIIDQRNKGNI, from the coding sequence ATGCCGTTTGTTCAGGAAACCCCCGACACCTACGATGTCTGCATTGTTGGCTCCGGCGCGGGGGGCAGCATGGCCGCGAAGGTCCTGGCGGAGGCCGGGGCCAACGTCGTGGTCCTGGAGGCCGGCCCGGAGTGGAGCGTCGAGGAGGACGGGGCGATGTTTGACTGGAACTACTCCTCGCCCCGCCGGGGGGCTTCGACGACGGCGCGTCCCTTTGGGGAGATGGACGCGTGCCTTGGGGGATGGGACATTGAGGGGGAGCCGTACACGACCGCCGAGGACACCAACTGGAACTGGTTCCGGGCCCGGATGCTGGGCGGGCGCACCCACCACTGGGGCCGCATCTCCCTCCGTTTCGGGCCGGACGACTTCAACGGGCGGAGCGTCGACGGCCACGGACAGAACTGGCCCATCGACTACCAGGACCTGAAGCCCTATTACGACCGGGTCGACCGGCTGATTGGCCTCTTCGGGTCGGAGGAGGGATTTTACAACTCCCCCGATGGCATCTTTATGGAGCCCCCCGAGCCCCGCTGCTACGAGAAGTTCATCAAGAGCGGGGCCGAGGACGTTGGGGTGCCGGTCATCCCGTCCCGCCTCTCGATCCTGACCGAGCAGCACAACGGCCGGGCGCCCTGCCACTACTGCGCGCAGTGCAACCGGGGCTGCACGACGCACTCGAACTTCTCGGCGCCGCCGGTGCTGCTGGACCCGGCCCTCCAGACCGGCAACGTGACCCTGATCACCCACGCGATGGCACGGGAGGTGACCACCGACCAGGAGGGGCAGGCCACTGGCGTCTCCTACGTCGACACCCAGAGCCGGCGGGAGCAGAAGGTGAAGGCCGACGTGGTGGTCCTGGCCGCCAGCGCGTGCGAGTCGGCCCGTCTTCTGCTCAACTCCACCTCCCGCCAGCACCCCAACGGCCTGGCCAACTCCAGCGGCGCGGTGGGGCGCTACCTGATGGACTCGACAGGGTCGACCATCATGGGCGTGGCCCCGCAGCTGATGGACCAGCCGGCCCACAACTGCGACGGGGTCGGGGGCATGCATTCCTACATTCCGTGGTGGGCCCACGACCAGGACCTCGACTTTCCACGGGGCTACCACTTCGAGCTGTGGGGCGGGCGCGGGATGCCGGGCTATGGCTTCGGCAGCGGCATCCAAAACCTCAACGCCATGTTTCCCGGCGACGAGGAAACCAAGAAGAAGGGCGGGGGCGGCTATGGCCAGCAGCTCAAGAACGACTACCGGCGCTTCTACGGGGCAACGGTCGGGATGTCCGGGCGGGGCGAGTCGATTGCCCGCCGGGACAACTACTGCGAGATCGACCCGGACGCCCGCGACGAGTACGGCATTCCGGTCCTGCGCTTCCACCACTCCTGGGGGGAGGAGGAGTACCTGCAGGTCAAGCACATGCAGGAGAAGGGGCGAGAGATTCTGCGATCGGCCGGGGCCGAGCCGCTCGGCTCGGTGCCGAGCAAGGAAGACGGCTATGGCATCACCATGCCGGGCGAGATCATCCACGAGGCAGGGGTGACCCGGATGGGGGCGGACCCGGACACCTCGGTGCTCAACGCGCAGTGCCAGGCCCACGACGTGGACAACCTGTTCGTGGCCGACGCCGGGCCGTTCACGTCGATGCCGCACAAGAATCCGACGTGGACGATCCTTGCCCTCTCGATGCGCACCTCCGAGTACATCATCGACCAGCGCAACAAGGGCAACATCTGA
- a CDS encoding Gfo/Idh/MocA family protein — MDRRTFLKGSALTAAGLSVVPRSVLGGAGHQPPSDTLNIAGIGVGGRGTSNMNAMTSENIVAICDIDFDHVDQSLRDGDGNVADGLGALHEAYEQAERYADYRRMFDDLEDEIDGVVISTPDHLHAVAAQEAMKRGLHVYVEKPLTRTVREARTLMETADAMDVVTQMGNQGHTHPDGRRAIEWVWDGAIGTVHEIHAWTDRPASWWPQGVSRPEGSMPIPDAVNWDLFLGPAPEVPYHEAYHPFDWRDGSTTAPARSATWGRTSSTTRCGRSTWGPRRRCGARRTPSAGTATSGSPGPPPRRSTTRLDGAAGIRSV, encoded by the coding sequence ATGGACCGACGCACGTTTTTGAAAGGATCGGCCCTGACCGCCGCGGGCCTCAGTGTGGTGCCCCGCTCCGTTTTGGGCGGCGCCGGCCACCAGCCCCCGAGCGACACCCTCAACATCGCGGGCATCGGCGTCGGGGGACGGGGCACCAGTAACATGAACGCGATGACGAGCGAGAACATCGTCGCCATCTGCGACATCGACTTCGACCACGTCGACCAGTCGCTGCGCGACGGCGACGGCAACGTGGCGGACGGGCTCGGGGCCCTGCACGAGGCGTACGAGCAGGCCGAGCGCTACGCCGACTACCGCCGCATGTTCGACGACCTGGAAGACGAAATCGACGGGGTCGTCATCTCGACCCCGGACCACCTCCACGCCGTCGCCGCGCAGGAGGCGATGAAGCGCGGACTGCACGTCTACGTCGAGAAGCCGCTGACCCGAACCGTCCGGGAGGCACGGACGCTGATGGAAACGGCCGACGCGATGGACGTCGTAACCCAAATGGGCAATCAGGGGCACACCCATCCGGACGGGCGTCGCGCGATTGAGTGGGTGTGGGACGGGGCCATCGGCACGGTGCACGAGATTCACGCCTGGACCGACCGCCCGGCCAGCTGGTGGCCGCAGGGCGTCTCTCGTCCAGAAGGCTCGATGCCCATCCCCGATGCGGTCAACTGGGACCTCTTCCTGGGCCCAGCCCCGGAGGTGCCCTACCACGAGGCCTACCATCCGTTCGACTGGCGGGATGGGTCGACTACGGCACCGGCGCGCTCGGCGACATGGGGGCGCACCTCATCGACCACGCGATGTGGGCGCTCGACCTGGGGGCCCCGACGGAGGTGTGGGGCTCGTCGAACGCCTTCGGCCGGGACGGCGACGAGCGGGTCTCCTGGCCCACCGCCGAGACGGTCCACTACACGTTTGGACGGGGCGGCCGGGATCCGGTCCGTCTGA
- a CDS encoding Gfo/Idh/MocA family protein: MALNRTIRYGMVGGGPGAFIGAVHRSAAALDGEMNLVAGAFSSSPEKSREQGDNLHLDPDRVYDTYEEMADAEAERPDGIDVVSIVTPNFLHHDVARTFIDRGFHVICDKPMTTTLEDAEDLCRRVDEQDVVFCLTHNYAGYPLVKQARALVEQGRLGALRKIVVEYPQGWLNRRLEAEGNKQASWRTDPDKAGAGALGDIGTHAEHLARYVTGLSLERMCADVGTVVEGRPVDDDASILARYEGGVRGLIHVSQISAGEENNLRLRVYGTEAGLDWRQEDPHRLTLLTDINGEAPQQIYSHGRASLADSVQPFVRTPQGHPEGFIEAFANLYRSAAHAIAAHEAGVEPEPWARDFPTVQDGAAGVHFIETALESSEQEAWVDASYTPPRT; this comes from the coding sequence ATGGCCCTCAATCGCACGATTCGCTACGGCATGGTGGGGGGCGGGCCCGGGGCCTTCATCGGCGCCGTGCACCGCTCCGCCGCCGCCCTCGACGGCGAGATGAATCTCGTCGCCGGGGCCTTCTCCTCCTCGCCCGAAAAATCCAGGGAGCAGGGCGACAACCTGCACCTCGACCCCGATCGGGTCTACGACACCTACGAGGAGATGGCCGACGCGGAGGCCGAGCGGCCCGACGGCATCGACGTCGTCTCCATCGTCACGCCCAACTTCCTGCACCACGACGTGGCCCGCACCTTCATCGACCGGGGCTTCCACGTCATCTGCGACAAGCCGATGACCACCACCCTCGAGGACGCCGAGGACCTGTGTCGGCGCGTCGACGAGCAGGACGTGGTGTTCTGCCTTACCCACAACTACGCCGGCTACCCGCTGGTGAAGCAGGCCCGGGCGCTCGTAGAACAGGGCCGCCTCGGCGCCCTGCGCAAGATCGTAGTGGAGTACCCGCAGGGCTGGCTGAACCGGCGGCTCGAGGCGGAGGGCAACAAGCAGGCCTCGTGGCGCACCGACCCGGACAAGGCCGGCGCCGGCGCGCTGGGCGACATCGGGACCCACGCCGAGCACCTGGCCCGGTACGTGACCGGCCTGTCGCTGGAGCGCATGTGTGCCGACGTGGGAACGGTCGTGGAGGGACGCCCGGTGGACGACGACGCCAGCATCCTGGCCCGCTACGAAGGGGGCGTGCGCGGCCTCATTCACGTCTCGCAGATCTCGGCCGGGGAGGAAAACAACCTCCGCCTGCGCGTCTACGGGACGGAGGCCGGGCTCGACTGGCGCCAGGAGGACCCGCATCGGCTGACCCTCCTCACCGACATCAACGGCGAGGCCCCGCAACAAATCTATAGCCACGGCCGCGCCTCCCTCGCCGATTCGGTGCAGCCGTTCGTCCGCACCCCGCAGGGCCACCCCGAGGGCTTCATCGAGGCCTTCGCCAACCTCTACCGGAGCGCGGCCCACGCCATCGCGGCCCACGAGGCCGGCGTGGAACCCGAGCCGTGGGCCCGAGACTTCCCGACGGTGCAGGATGGGGCCGCCGGCGTCCACTTCATCGAAACCGCCCTCGAAAGCAGCGAGCAGGAGGCCTGGGTCGACGCCAGCTACACGCCCCCGCGCACATAA
- a CDS encoding sugar phosphate isomerase/epimerase family protein, translating into MPASSRRAFLKTSAALALGTALPAGGPASARAPDTARSGRAAAGSGPLYRISLAQWSLHRALFDGDLDPLDFARTAREAFDIGAVEYVNQFFMDRATDAQYLQTMKTRAEDAGVQGLLIMCDGEGALGHPDAAERTTAVENHHKWVEAAAMLGCHSIRVNAETMGEGAPAEQQKRAADGLRRLTEFAAERDINVLVENHGGLSSDGEWLAGVMNEVDHERCGTLPDFGNWQIREGTSYDPYEGVRDLMPHAQAISAKAYGFDDRGREATLDYTKLMSIVLDAGYRGHVGIEYEGDGLSERAGIRATKQLLMDVRGQLESEYT; encoded by the coding sequence ATGCCTGCTTCGAGCCGACGCGCGTTCCTGAAAACCTCCGCCGCCCTGGCCCTCGGCACCGCCCTTCCCGCGGGCGGGCCGGCCTCCGCCCGCGCCCCCGACACGGCCCGAAGCGGAAGGGCTGCCGCGGGGAGCGGGCCTCTCTACCGGATCTCCCTTGCGCAGTGGTCCCTCCACCGGGCCCTCTTCGACGGCGACCTCGACCCGCTCGACTTCGCCCGCACGGCCCGTGAGGCGTTCGACATCGGGGCGGTCGAGTACGTCAACCAGTTCTTTATGGACCGGGCGACGGACGCACAGTACCTGCAGACAATGAAGACGCGCGCCGAAGACGCGGGCGTGCAGGGCCTGCTCATCATGTGCGACGGGGAGGGCGCCCTCGGACACCCGGACGCCGCGGAGCGAACGACCGCCGTCGAAAACCACCACAAGTGGGTCGAGGCCGCCGCCATGCTCGGGTGCCACTCGATTCGCGTAAACGCAGAGACGATGGGCGAGGGGGCGCCCGCCGAGCAGCAAAAGCGGGCGGCAGACGGGCTCCGTCGCCTCACCGAGTTTGCCGCCGAGCGGGACATCAACGTGCTCGTCGAGAACCACGGCGGCCTCTCGTCCGACGGCGAGTGGCTCGCCGGCGTGATGAACGAGGTCGACCACGAGCGCTGCGGCACGCTCCCGGACTTCGGCAACTGGCAGATCCGCGAGGGAACGTCGTACGACCCGTACGAGGGCGTCCGCGACCTCATGCCCCACGCACAGGCCATCAGCGCGAAGGCGTACGGCTTCGATGACCGGGGACGGGAGGCAACCCTCGACTACACAAAGCTAATGAGCATCGTGCTCGACGCGGGGTATCGGGGCCACGTGGGCATCGAGTACGAGGGCGACGGGCTGAGCGAGCGGGCGGGCATTCGGGCAACGAAACAGCTTCTGATGGACGTGCGCGGCCAGCTCGAAAGTGAATATACCTGA
- a CDS encoding ArsR/SmtB family transcription factor: MDRPLLPPDDIKPVARRFDVLGAPARLRLLSALHATGEQTVGELVEATGIRQSNVSKHLSLMAEEGLLARRRDGVHVYYALDDPTLGALCMLVSRRLREEDGR, encoded by the coding sequence ATGGATCGTCCCCTGCTTCCGCCCGACGACATTAAGCCCGTGGCGCGCCGGTTCGACGTGCTCGGCGCACCGGCACGGCTCCGGCTGCTCAGCGCACTGCACGCAACGGGGGAGCAGACGGTCGGCGAACTGGTGGAGGCGACCGGCATCCGGCAGTCCAACGTCAGCAAGCACCTGAGCCTGATGGCGGAGGAGGGGCTGCTGGCGCGGCGGCGCGACGGCGTGCACGTCTACTACGCGCTCGACGACCCCACGCTGGGGGCCCTCTGCATGCTCGTGTCCCGCCGCCTGCGCGAGGAGGACGGGCGGTAG
- a CDS encoding 3-keto-disaccharide hydrolase, translating into MTVLPPMTGRTMRAATILIALSSALLLTAPASAQEMDAPNTLTPAERADGWTLLFDGETAAGWRGYNDEDFPDTGWTIEDGVLTIEGAGGGVSGSGGDIITTETYGDFVLKLEWKISEGGNSGIFYRAIEQPDQPIYWSAPEMQILDNANHPDAGRGENGNRKAGSLYDLIPADPQTFSGHGEWQDVMIVVEGGHVEHWLNGQKVLEYETWTPGWYRMIRDSKFRTHPEFGDAREGHIGLQDHGTTAHFRNIKIKEL; encoded by the coding sequence ATGACTGTACTGCCCCCCATGACCGGACGCACGATGCGCGCAGCCACGATCCTTATCGCACTCTCGTCCGCCCTCCTTCTAACCGCCCCCGCGAGCGCCCAGGAGATGGACGCCCCCAATACACTGACGCCGGCGGAGCGGGCCGACGGCTGGACGCTGCTGTTCGACGGGGAGACGGCCGCAGGATGGCGCGGCTACAACGACGAGGACTTCCCCGACACCGGCTGGACAATCGAGGACGGGGTCCTCACCATCGAGGGCGCCGGCGGGGGCGTGAGCGGATCGGGGGGCGACATCATCACGACCGAGACGTACGGGGACTTCGTCCTCAAGCTGGAGTGGAAGATCTCCGAGGGCGGCAACAGCGGCATCTTTTACCGCGCCATCGAGCAGCCGGACCAGCCCATCTACTGGTCGGCCCCGGAGATGCAGATCCTGGACAACGCCAATCACCCGGACGCAGGCCGGGGCGAAAACGGCAACCGAAAGGCCGGATCGCTCTACGACCTGATCCCGGCCGATCCCCAGACGTTCTCCGGCCACGGGGAGTGGCAGGACGTCATGATCGTCGTCGAGGGCGGCCACGTTGAGCACTGGCTCAACGGCCAGAAGGTGCTGGAGTACGAGACGTGGACCCCCGGCTGGTACCGGATGATTCGCGACAGCAAGTTTCGGACCCACCCGGAGTTCGGAGACGCGCGGGAGGGACACATTGGCCTTCAGGACCACGGAACGACGGCCCACTTCCGCAACATCAAGATCAAGGAGCTCTAG